The stretch of DNA GAAAGAAACAACGAATTAAAATCAATTGAAATAGAATGCCAAAAGCGTGGCTCCAAGAGAGTTATGAGTTGCAGAATGGATTCGACGCTTGGAAATAGTCATGCTATTCTTAGTACTTCAGTGTCGGATAGTCTGATGGAAAAATATGTGCCAGCGTGTCAGAGATTGAAAATCCAACTTGATGGGCCTGTTGATAATCGGCTCGTTGTGTCTCAGCCAAGGGATCAAATGCTGTACAAATTCAATGAAAATGTCGAGGTTCTTTGCCAAGATAGTGGCATGCGGGGATGCTGGTTCAGGTGTATGATCTTGTATTCATCGAAAAAATTGCTAAAGGTTCAAtactttgatgtttttaatgccgATGGACCTGGGAAAGTGGAGGTATACATACATACGAGTTACTTTTTTTGGATATCAAAGTCCAATCAAAGCTATGTTAGAAGTTCTAAATTGTTGATCTTGATTTTCAGCAGCCAATGTACGCCTATTTATCTACTTGTATGATGTGTATAGGAATGGGTTTCGGCAACCAGGGTGGCTGGTCCTGATATCTTGGGCGTGAGATCTGCACGCCGACTGGCAATCAGGCCCTGGCGGCATGAGGAATCTTCGGGACATGCATTTGAGGTTGGAGCCGCAGTCGATGCATGGTGGTGTGATGGTTGGTGGGAAGGTGTTGTAATCGGGAACGACACATCTGCAGAAAGCAATCTTCAAGTTTACTTCCCTGGTATGAAAGAAAAGTCAGGAAAGTCTCGAGTCTCCTACTCTCCTTACATTACCTAATAATCAAAGGCTTTATCCCTGATCAGGATAACAATCACCACACTTGATTCTTTTTTACATCATCAACTTGTTCTTATACATTGGTTCGAATcttgttgatttggtattgttTTGCTCGTTAAAGAAATCTTTCCTTTTCTCATTTTGGTTCCGGTGAACTGATGCCTCATTGGCAGAATTTGACCTGCTTATCATTTCTTGGCAGGTGAAAATAGATTTTTGACCATAAAGAGGAAAAACATTAGAGTTTCGCTAGATTGGATGGATGATAAATGGGTAAATACTCCAGCAAAGCCCGATATACTCTTATTCCTGACTTCGATTTTCAGTTCCGTGCCACAGCTTCCCCCACACACAACTTTGAGCGAGGATAATACCTCTGACCTTACATATGAAGAAGTTTGTACTCCTCAACGTGAAGGATCAGAAGACGACGAACACAAATCATAGTTACTAGGTTTGCATTAGTTAATCAGCATAAGacctttccaaaaaaaaaatattaatacacCGCTCAACTTCATTTTAAGAAATGACTAAAAAAACACGAACGCCAGGTTCACAGAAGTTCTGGTCGCATATATAGCACTATGAAGGAGCCCGGCTCTACTCTGATTTGGCTACAAGCATAAAACTGTGAAGTGGTAGTTGTGAGCTACTACTTGGGGGTAATTTTGGCTCTGTAAGCAAGTTCTGGGCTGTACATGGTTGTTTTGGCTTTCCTTTTTGTGCCAACTTTAGTTGTATATACAGAAATAGGCAAAATACAGACTGACCTTGAATTTTTGGATGCTGTTTGTGAAGGTAGTGCCTTAAacatgcaccttatgttccttgATCATGTGTGCATAGTCATATGTTCAGTTTCACGTTTACTCTTACAACCTACAGGCAATGGCCCATCAACAAATATTTTATTCGCTTGCCGGAAATTGCATCCAACTCTCATGTGAAAATTCACGCCGTGCGTCTGATGATAAGCGTTTACGGTTTAACCTCTCGAGTTTTTGCGTCTGATTTTTATAGTTTAGCACCAGACTTATCAATAGCATAAAATGTGTAATAAATATTATCAGACGCAATTACAGTATGAAAATTTACAAGTACATATTTTATGGTATATGAATTTCTGTTTTAACAACAGGGGTGGTTAAAATACCTATTAATATTTAACGGGATTTTAAGCAACTTCGTTTTCTTAAGGGAGCTGGTGCAATTTCCCATTCATGTGGCGGGGAATTATAAATCTAGTcggttattaattatttttaaggtTATGCTCGTTTAAAGATTAAGTTCCAAACATCTTAGATCTGTTTAAAAGATTTTTACAGTGGGTTGTATCATTATAATTTCATTGATTGTCTAATTATGTTTCGCTATATAAATACTCACCATAACCTATAACCTATGTTAcccttggcaaaaacttgtgtgacggtctcacgggtcgtagttgtgagacggatctcttatttgggtcatccatgaaaaagtataattttttatgctaagagtattactttttattgtgaatatgggtagggttgacccgtctcacagattaagatccgtgacaCGGTCTCACATTAGACCTACTCGTTACCCTTATATATTGAAATACAAGGAAGAGTGCTTTGTTAAAAAAAACCACATAGTAGTTGCAGCAAGACCTTCTGTATGTATCGGTTGGAAATCAGTTATAGAACTAAaataaaagtatttttatatcataaataaaataatagaatcggaaaattttaaaacaacaaTGCAAGTATTTACCATGTATCCCGTACTCCATATTATGCATCGGGTAtaaaaaaagaaggaaaaaagAGACCCTCAAACAGAGATGACAATTTTCCCCACGAGTTTGAGGCTCCGTAAGAAAACTCGAAACGGAGATCATCCTCGATTTTTTCAGGTTTGAAGTGGATATGAGATTATTATCTGCATCGACCGAACCCGTCCCGAAAATAATATTAAcagtaaaataataataatattattattattaagttatcattataaaattaataataatagataataataagtatTTCCAACTCGAACTCGTTTTgactattaatatttttgaaatagagattagagatgtggtttccaTTTCGGGGATTTCAAGGTTCTGatcccgaacccgaaaaagccCCGGTTGTCATCCCACCCAAATCTTAAAGTCGTGTTTCAATGATGAATCGACTCCACAGTgccaaatttaaaactttaattaaagCGGGAAACCTTTTTTGAATTTTCCAGACCAATTAGTTGTCTGACTCTGACAGGAATAAAATTCAAACCTCGGTACTATACCAATCTACAAACGCTCTGCTTCCCCTTACGCCACGCCGTAATCAATTCCCGACAGGATAAACCTGAGAATTTCACGGAAATGGCTTCAATCAATCCTGCAACTCGGTACTCGAATAGCTTAAACAACTCCACAAAATCCGACCTTTCGTCATCATCCGAATTCCCTTCAACTCGTGAAACCTCACGCGCCATCACCAAGAAAAACAGTGGCGGTGGGGCGGCCCAGTTTAACATCAGCTCCATGGTTAAAAAATTGGTGGAGAGCAAGAAGGCCAAGAATTTCAGCAGTGACCCCAAGTTTGTTGTGGCTGCGGATTTTTGGCCGATGATTTGAAGAGGAACGCGAAAAAGGATCATGGATTGAGTGGGCTACACAGGAAGTTGTTTAAGGGATCATCTTCTGCTGGGACGCAAAGGAAAGAGGAGAGTTCGAGAAAGGCGTTGACTGAGATGAAGGAGAATACAAGGACATTGGCGATGGTGCTGAGAAGCGAGAGGGAGCTTTTGAGCTTGAATAAAGAACAGGAACAGCAAATTCAAGAGATTAAGTTGTTGTTTGAAGAGAAAAACCTAGAGGTAAATTTcagcatgtaatttcttttgGGATATTTGAGATCTCTGTTCGTTATTTTGCATGTTCTAtgattaataattaaacaacaggAAATGAGGAAATCGAGTGTCAACTTAAGACACGAGACGCACCTCCCGTTACTTTTAGATTTTTTGATAAAAAGGTTAACATGCGAAAGAAAATGCTTTCTCGATTACCTGAAATTACCTATTTCTCATGGCCTTCGGTTTCGTACCTTTTCATGCATTGAAACCACACCATTTATGCTTGATCTACTGGTCTGCATTCTTCACCCTTTGCAGAAGTTAGTGACTTACTCTTCATTCTATAATTCCCGGGCTTTTGTGAGCGCGAGATATTGATATTCCATTTTGGATTAATCCCCCCTCATAAAAATAGATATGTCCATTTTGTTTCTAGGACTCACTTTTATCTGTAGGTGATTTCTATCTTGGATTAATTCGATCTGATAACGTGATCCTTTTTTACTTGAGATGGAATTTGTATTTGGCTGTTCATTGTTTTGATACCCTTTCCTAGTATGTCTTTTGTACATCTCATTCATtcactcattcattcattttgtTTGGGGCTTTTAGACTAATTACCCCAAGTCTCAGAGTGATTGCTGCTTCAACAATATTTTGTGATGGAAAACACAAGGAAcaggtttttcaaaaaaaaaaaaatgcattCTGTGGATGAGTTTCTTAGTTCTACTTGATGCGATTAGAGCAAGTTCTGAACTCCTGAACACATTTGGAATTTGTAGCATTTTTATTGAGTGAAGGTcctaaaacaaaataaataccaTTTTTTCGAATCACGATCTTTTTCAATTTTCTAGAGTATACTCGTTATGGGATTGAGCTGTTTTATCTTTCAAGCTTATTAAAAGTGTAATTTCTAGGTTGAAAAGCTGAAAGATTTATGCTTGAAGCAAAGGGAAGATATAAAGTCTCTGAAGAATGCCATTCTTTTCCCCGATGTCATAAATTCTCAGCTTCAGGACCTTTTGGAGAAACAGGGTACTGAACTTAACCAGGCAAAACAACTCATTCCAAGTCTTCAGAGGCAGATTACTTCACTAACTGGACAGCTGCAATATTTTGCTGCGGATCTTGCCGAGGTAGCATTTGTATTCTTGTTCTAACGTATATCAAagacaaaaatataaatttcttGATCATAATTTTGTCATTGACTTTCGAGAATGGATTCAGTAGTTTCAGATGACTGATGCTTATATAGTGGCTTCTAAATGTCTCATAGTGTAACCTACTAGTGCTAAAAGTCTTCGAGAGTTAATTTCCTAAACTTCATTCTTTTGTCATGTTTGATGTTAGCTTAACTTTGTTTTAGAAACAGATAAATTTTGTTTCTATTTTGTGCATAATGCTTCactttttattttcttctgGTCACAGGTGAAGGCGAACAAATATTCTTTACAAGGATTAAGTGATGATCATTTCAATTCTCCCAGGACTCTGTCATATGATCAAGAAGAGACTGCTAATTATCTGGTAAAACCATTATTTAACTATTGAATCCAAATTATAAAGAAATGATTGCTATGCAAAAACACCCTAAATCATAGAAAATATGAATCTTACCATTGCTTTCTTGATTATATTATTGTTAATGCAAGGTGAAGTTTTTCTcttatttcttgaatatattaacCTAAGACCTGGCGGCTGGCAAAGAGATTACCgcagttcatattttttataataaaaatttgacAAGTTATCCCCCATTGACCAGTTCGATCAAGAATTCAGTTCTGGGGATTATACAACCCCGCAGAGTCTGGAtgacatgtttttgaaggattTAAATCCCTGCCTGACTCCTTGTTATTCCAAGACAAAGTCCAAGGTATCCAACCAACTTTACCACAAAAGCTTGGCTTCATTATTGTTGGCTTCTGTTTTTTAATGTATAAattagaaaataattaaatttcttgtagGAATTTGGTATTACTGATTTCCCTGAACGTAGCTTATCTAAACACAAGGTCCAAACTTCTCATCAAATCGGCTTCGTTACTTGTGCAACGAAGCTTTCCAAAAGCTCTGAATGTTGTCAATCATCCAAGGCTGGAAATGGTTTAATCCACACATCTCGAAGGTCTGATGAAAGTAAAATCATTTATGGAAAACAAATGCATCAGAAACTTTTTTGATCAAATTCTGAGGAATTTTGGTGGTGCAATTCAACATGCTCCCCGAATTGCGTCATGTTTCGAATTCCTGGACCTTCTTTACATTGGCAGAACATAAAAACCATTTGTCTGATGAGATATACTGGCAATCATACAGAAGAAAATGGTTCTGTTTGTCATTTTTGCGTGTATAAGACTCTACATATATATAATGAAGTATCATACTTGTGATATTGTGGTATGCCCTTCGAACTTTTACCCGCATGTACTTGGTTTATGCTTCCATTTTTCCTTCTGTTTTTTTGTCAAGTTTGTGTGTTTTGAGTGGTATGTAGAAGATGTTTTTTTATAGGTCTAACCAAGCTCGATCCCGACTCATAGTTGGCGGAATCCACTAGTCTTACATGGTTCCAAAAGATTGCCAAACATGGTGCAAGCTATGCTAAATAGGCTGCAGCAATGAATTAATATCTCATTGATTAGTtttatcatatatcatataatttcATGACAATAACAtgattattgaaaaaaaaaatatttagattTATAATTAATCAGTTGTGACAACAGCTGGATATCATGGAATATATATTAGCAAATGCATTAGACAACGGATTCCACCAAGAAGAGATGCTTATCTATCTTGCGTTTGATTTTggatttaataatatttaaatgtaaaAATTATTATGTGCAGATCTCACTTCATTgtatgaaaataaagaataaaagaCAAAAAGTATGCAACTTTAAGTTGTTcccacaaaaaataaaaaaataaaagaaaaaaagtcGACCTTTTAACAACATCGCATGTGAAGGAATTCCATTCAAGTCGTTTAAAACAAATATCAGTAAAAAATATGGATTTGGTCATTAACATGACAATAACTCACAGACTCGTTCTAATGGCTCTTTCCCACTTACTAATTGGCTGGAGTTTGTTGACTTTCCTCTCCTcattattttaaacaaaataatatgaTTTCGACTGTTATAATATAGCCAAACTCTATAAATGAatgagatttaaaaaaaaaatatcagtaCTTTAGCTTAGAAAAATTGTACTTTTGCCTTgtgaaattatatttgaaaatttattttaaaaaaacaagccGATACAAGGAACCAAAAATTTTGCAATGgtaccatattttaaaaattaatagacATTGTTTATATGGAGTGATGAAAATTGTAATCATTATTCTTTGTTGTGTATTGCGTAAATTTTCGAGTTAATACGATTGTTTGTAAATCACGCTAATTAGGTTAATTTCATTGAACTAATCTTGTGCTACAAATTTATGGGACTTTTGGGAGTTCTACattatccttttttttttttttttttacatccaaagatttttttttataaattttagagATGATctagtttttttaatttttattatataataaccaGTAAAACTTtcaggcaaaaacttatgtaagacggtctcacgagtcgtatttgtgagacggatatcttatttggattatccatgaaaaaatatttttttttatgctaagagtattaatttttattgtgaatataagtaGAATTGATCGTttcacagattaaaatccgtgaaacgatctcacatgagacccactcaaattttcaaacacctAGCATAAAAAACACGTGCGCGCTATTTGTCTAATTTTTAAAAGACACTATTTGTCTATTTTGTTGCTTCTTGGTAGTTGGTAGTTGGAACCCGAAAGGCGCTATGTAAGACGACTTTACGTAACTGCACAATTAATTTGAAACGCGTGTTTTCCACCCCAACAACTTTAAGCTCGTTTTCCATATTCTCACTTCAGCGCAAGGGGATCACTCTGTCTCTCTCTTTGGCGCAGTGTCAGAATCTATGGAAGTTTGGAGAAGTCAAGGTTATTATTATTCACTGTGAGGGATGATCTCTGTGTATGGTTATTGTTTCTTTTAATCTCATTATGCTGAGGTAGGATAGGATGCTTGTGAGGAGATtttgggattttatttttgaaaaatggtaGTGTGATGATCTGGGAAAGAACAGAAATGATATACCATGCCCTGTCGCTAGGAATTTTTGGTGAACTTTCTCAATTGTTTTGCATTTTTCGCCGTATCTGCAAGAAAAAGTCAATCCAGGACACCATTAGAGGGCAGTCTTCACTTATTCGTGTTTTAAAACCTCAGATCTGGTGGGTATAGTCATTGGCCTTTAATTAGATTTATAGCTCTCACCGAAGTTCCGCAGTTACAGATACTATCACCACTTCAACCTTTTGGCCTTCTGAATGTCAAGAACCTGTTTGCAACTTTTTTTCTACTGATTCTTTTAGGGGTTTTGTTTCTTGGTTTCTGTTAAGCTTGCTTGCTAAGCAAATCATAATGTGTGATGCACAAGCTCTGAAAAACGATTCTCTGCTTAACACTAAAATTTATGGCTTTAATATGTATTGATACCATGTTTTTTAATGCAGATTTACATGCATTCTCACTCGTTAATAGTGGAGGTGGCTAAatgcgattttttttttgtcaaaatttTTTTCTCACTTCCAAAAGCGTTTTTAACTTGTTCAAGTCACTGCTGCAAAATAAAGTTTTGATCTGAAGTTTCTTGGAATGAAAGAGTACCTCTGTACCTGGCACTTCGAGCATCAGCCAATTTCTTTAAAGTCGACAATCGATCTATGGAGCAAGTCAAGCCATCACGAGTTTCTACTTTTCAggttttgaacaatgatttgaTTCATAGAAAATTCCAGGGTACTGATGTTTCTTCTCCGGCTCATACTGAAGAATTCTTCACTTTGGAATCAACGCCAGTGACCGGAGATTCTGTCCAAAATTCCTCTTCAGCTGTAAGCGTATCGTCCAACAGGGGTCCCTTTTCTCCCCATTGTTCTCAATCATATGCTTCTGATCTCCATCACTCGTGTGATTATACTTATGATTCACCATTTACCGGATCCTCTGTGCTTTGCAATGAAGAGAACTTGGCGCATGCTCTGTGGATGTTGAAGAATGATTTGCTAGGACCTGAGTCTGCTGATGGCGATGTCAGTGGCTCCTTAAGTGATATGGTGATGTCCTCCACAAGGTACGGCAAAATCCTGGAAATGGCTGCCCTCATGGACCTGAAGCAATTGCTCGTTGCCTGTGCTGAGACGGTATCAGAAGCTGACTCAAACTCCATGGACGAAAGAAGATTGGCAGTATCAGCTGCAGAAGCTCTCATGGGCATGTTAGAAAGAAGGGTGTCGGTATCGGGTGACCCTTTACAGAGACTAGGTGCATACTTATTGGAAGGTCTCAAGGCAAGATTGTTGTCCTCCGGAAGCATAATTTACAAAAAGTTGAAGTGCAATGAGAAAGCAAGTTCTGAATTGATGTCATACATGCACGTGCTTTATGAAATCTGTCCCTACTACAAGTTTGCCTATGTGTCTGCTAATGCTGTGATTAGGGAAGCAATGGAGAATGAAAGTAGAATTCATGTAATTGATTTTCAGATTGCGCAGGGAAGTCAGTGGGTTTCTTTCATTCAATCTCTCTCTAGCCGGCCTGGGGGACCTCCTTATTTACGCATTACAGGTGTTGATGACTCTCAATCAGCTTTTGCTCGAGGTGGAGGACTTGAGCTAGTCTGTCAGCGGTTAGCAAGTGTAGCTGAAGAATGTAGAGTACCATTTGAGTTCCATGGTGCAGGTATGTCTGGATGTGAGGTCCAGTTTGAGAATCTTCGGGTTCTGCAGGGAGAATCTTTGGCCGTGAACTTTCCTTACATTTTGCATCACATGCCAGATGAAAGTGTTAGCACAACAAATCATCGGGACCGCCTCCTCAGACTAGTTAAGAGCCTTTCACCCAAAATCGTGACCCTTTCTGAACAAGAATCCAACACCAACACTTCCTCGTTCTTCCCACGATTTCTTGAGACTCTAGATTATTACTCAGCAATTTTTGAGTCCATTGATGTTGTACTCCCGCGAGATGACAGACAACGGATTAGTACTGAAGAACATTGTGTGGGGAGGGATATTGTCAACATAATTGCTTGCGAGGGAATTGACAGGATGGAAAGGCACGAGCTTCTTGGTAAGTGGAGATTGAGACTTACTATGGCTGGATTTTCTCCAGTCCCATTGAATTCTTCAGTTAAAAGCACGAGGAGGGAGGTGTTAAGGGATTATAGCACAAATTACAGGATAGCTGAAGCCAATGATGCTTTGTATCTAGGATGGAAGAACAGAGCTTTATACACTTTTTCTGCTTGGAGGTAAAATAACACAGCAAAGAAGTGTTTTGTATATTTTAAAGTGTATTTCCTGTGAATTAAACCCTTTCGTGTTTTCTATTTACTATATATGGAGGACACGCGATTCATGTGTAATATATTGGTATGGAATTTTTTCATACCGATACCGATatcgaaaattcggtatacTGCACATTTGGTATATCGAATTTTCGGTATGAAAACCGGTATCGTACCGACACTAAAAATTTtgttggtaaaaaaaaaatattcggtACCGATAtcgataccgaaaatttcggtacggtatcaaattttcggtataccgattttTTCGATAAGTTCGGTATTTTTTTCGGTACGATATTTcgatatttggataaaaatatcTCTATATATTGTACACCAATAATGGTAATATTAATCTAAGTTAGACTTGACAAATGTAAGGTTTCTTAAAAGATTTCATACACGTTGGCATTGGGATTAATCTACATTTGGCTGACAACATAATTTAACACTATTCCCAGTTCTGTAACGAATAGAGCTCTACAACACATCTTCGATATCCATTTATTCATTCATTTATTGTTTCGATAAATATGAGAAGATTCTCATTATTCAACGAGATTATTTTATGCTTAAACTTTTTAGCTCTCAATtaacatttttaaattgttttctgacttgagcgtcgaaGTGTCTACGCTAGACAAACCCTGACGCCTCTAACATTTATTTGTGACACAGATGATAATCCACAAAAATTTCTCTCCACCAGCTACTTGGACTCGTTTACGAGCTAGTTAGAATATCCTTATACGATTACTTGAATTCGTTTACGAACTTGCAAAGTAATTCGAATAATCATAATTATTAGCTACatcaataaataaatttgatgcaatgtatgcatcaaatttattatatatttgtttgtGGGGATGACACAACTTGCGTGCCAAGGATAGAAACGATAGATAGGAGCATCCTTCTATCTACAGCCATAAATGAATATTAGCCATTTTCTAGTGACTACTGGTGTTTCACCTAACTAGATCTGAAATAAAATTTTggtcttcttctttttttaaataattttttaacaaaTGCCAACGAAATCGTATTTGAATTAGGTTTCCAACCAACACAAATATTAAATTGAATTCATAGtaaaacatgattttatacATCAAGTGATTATTAATTTTGGAGACCCTTTGAAACGGATCATTACCATCCCATTTGGACAATGCACTTCATGTTGctattatttcatattttaggtaaaaattattattatcttgTATGCTAAGACGTACGTTATTGGCTAGGACAAATGAAAAAAAAGACATCAATTGTTtgactaaataaaataatacattgaAAAATTAATCAGAATATGAACTTTAGAGTATTTgctattatttataaaatgattATATGCTCCCATGATACATAATTTCTTTATAAAATTGAGCTGTAGTGGTTGGAAAATATTGAATTGCTCTCTCAGAATATTAGCTGGGAAAATATAAAagacaaataaataaaatagataaaaatttgaatccattaatttatttattcttcAACAAAAACTCGAAAATCTGAAAAAACATCCTAGTCACAAGTCACGAGTCACAACTCCCAGTCTCCTTGCTACATTTCTTACGCAAGAGGATAGCCAAACAGCACTCCTTCCTTACATTCACGCACAAATATAATAACACCGTTGTCACCTATTTTTAGGATGTGGAGAATCAATCTCCGCAGCCCACAAACTATCTTtatttttccattttctctTTGACATAACATTACTAAATATATTCTCTTTCGCAATTCCATCAAAGACTGAATTTTGGTGAACGAAGCAAacgaaaaagagaagaaaagagAGGGCCTTTAGCCCTCTGCTTCTCTATCTATGCATCCTATCAGATCTTGAATTCAACAAACTTTTCTTCTGGGTATTTGTTTTTTGGAACTATAAGTTCATATTTATCGATGCATTGATCTTTCTCGGTCGTTCATAATCAAAAGTTTGAATCTTGAATGAATTTGCAGGGGTTTTGGATTATGTGTGCTGTTGGTTATCGATCGGTTTGAGATTAGATGGTCTCCTTCTGAATCAAATATACCCATTTGCACTCGGGGAATTGCCGGGTTTCTGTTGTAATTTGTTTTCTTGATGTTTGTT from Primulina eburnea isolate SZY01 chromosome 6, ASM2296580v1, whole genome shotgun sequence encodes:
- the LOC140834754 gene encoding scarecrow-like protein 21 isoform X1, with amino-acid sequence MEVWRSQDLHAFSLVNSGVSWNERVPLYLALRASANFFKVDNRSMEQVKPSRVSTFQVLNNDLIHRKFQGTDVSSPAHTEEFFTLESTPVTGDSVQNSSSAVSVSSNRGPFSPHCSQSYASDLHHSCDYTYDSPFTGSSVLCNEENLAHALWMLKNDLLGPESADGDVSGSLSDMVMSSTRYGKILEMAALMDLKQLLVACAETVSEADSNSMDERRLAVSAAEALMGMLERRVSVSGDPLQRLGAYLLEGLKARLLSSGSIIYKKLKCNEKASSELMSYMHVLYEICPYYKFAYVSANAVIREAMENESRIHVIDFQIAQGSQWVSFIQSLSSRPGGPPYLRITGVDDSQSAFARGGGLELVCQRLASVAEECRVPFEFHGAGMSGCEVQFENLRVLQGESLAVNFPYILHHMPDESVSTTNHRDRLLRLVKSLSPKIVTLSEQESNTNTSSFFPRFLETLDYYSAIFESIDVVLPRDDRQRISTEEHCVGRDIVNIIACEGIDRMERHELLGKWRLRLTMAGFSPVPLNSSVKSTRREVLRDYSTNYRIAEANDALYLGWKNRALYTFSAWR
- the LOC140834759 gene encoding uncharacterized protein isoform X2; translated protein: MIRFSDQKILDENYGNLVTPNSNIIWSGDAWICSEQLKHYPAFSRSGTEIAVYSFVWIVNEEENDYLGYLEDLYEDQQGEKLVKVRRFHFSEEIESLIPLLHPHPREIFITPYKHQVGVKHIDGLAAILTPSHFEKCLALFPPSLSLGCFVCCREFRNAKVNPFVFSKLIVYCEQPILRTLSSHVSEERNNELKSIEIECQKRGSKRVMSCRMDSTLGNSHAILSTSVSDSLMEKYVPACQRLKIQLDGPVDNRLVVSQPRDQMLYKFNENVEVLCQDSGMRGCWFRCMILYSSKKLLKVQYFDVFNADGPGKVEEWVSATRVAGPDILGVRSARRLAIRPWRHEESSGHAFEVGAAVDAWWCDGWWEGVVIGNDTSAESNLQVYFPGENRFLTIKRKNIRVSLDWMDDKWVNTPAKPDILLFLTSIFSSVPQLPPHTTLSEDNTSDLTYEEVCTPQREGSEDDEHKS
- the LOC140834754 gene encoding scarecrow-like protein 21 isoform X2, with translation MEVWRSQVSWNERVPLYLALRASANFFKVDNRSMEQVKPSRVSTFQVLNNDLIHRKFQGTDVSSPAHTEEFFTLESTPVTGDSVQNSSSAVSVSSNRGPFSPHCSQSYASDLHHSCDYTYDSPFTGSSVLCNEENLAHALWMLKNDLLGPESADGDVSGSLSDMVMSSTRYGKILEMAALMDLKQLLVACAETVSEADSNSMDERRLAVSAAEALMGMLERRVSVSGDPLQRLGAYLLEGLKARLLSSGSIIYKKLKCNEKASSELMSYMHVLYEICPYYKFAYVSANAVIREAMENESRIHVIDFQIAQGSQWVSFIQSLSSRPGGPPYLRITGVDDSQSAFARGGGLELVCQRLASVAEECRVPFEFHGAGMSGCEVQFENLRVLQGESLAVNFPYILHHMPDESVSTTNHRDRLLRLVKSLSPKIVTLSEQESNTNTSSFFPRFLETLDYYSAIFESIDVVLPRDDRQRISTEEHCVGRDIVNIIACEGIDRMERHELLGKWRLRLTMAGFSPVPLNSSVKSTRREVLRDYSTNYRIAEANDALYLGWKNRALYTFSAWR
- the LOC140834754 gene encoding scarecrow-like protein 21 isoform X3, whose translation is MEQVKPSRVSTFQVLNNDLIHRKFQGTDVSSPAHTEEFFTLESTPVTGDSVQNSSSAVSVSSNRGPFSPHCSQSYASDLHHSCDYTYDSPFTGSSVLCNEENLAHALWMLKNDLLGPESADGDVSGSLSDMVMSSTRYGKILEMAALMDLKQLLVACAETVSEADSNSMDERRLAVSAAEALMGMLERRVSVSGDPLQRLGAYLLEGLKARLLSSGSIIYKKLKCNEKASSELMSYMHVLYEICPYYKFAYVSANAVIREAMENESRIHVIDFQIAQGSQWVSFIQSLSSRPGGPPYLRITGVDDSQSAFARGGGLELVCQRLASVAEECRVPFEFHGAGMSGCEVQFENLRVLQGESLAVNFPYILHHMPDESVSTTNHRDRLLRLVKSLSPKIVTLSEQESNTNTSSFFPRFLETLDYYSAIFESIDVVLPRDDRQRISTEEHCVGRDIVNIIACEGIDRMERHELLGKWRLRLTMAGFSPVPLNSSVKSTRREVLRDYSTNYRIAEANDALYLGWKNRALYTFSAWR